One part of the Streptomyces nigra genome encodes these proteins:
- a CDS encoding ArnT family glycosyltransferase, whose translation MTSTLPAATTPKVPAQRRPAPTTRPTGRTGPSRLRSSRSDLLLCGVLLVAILVVQGWNIADYPTLSDDEGTYLAQAWAVQEGRGLAHYTYWYDHPPLGWIQIALLTWIPAALSPESMTVGTMRAAMLVVSAVSAVLVYVLGRRLSLPRWAAGLGMVLFGLSPLSVVLQREIFLDNLAVMWTLLAFALAASPSRHLWHHFGAGIAAATAVLTKETMLFVLPAVLITMWRHSHRDTRKFALTGAITACALIGLSYPLFALLKGELLPGSGHVSLWDGITYQMTRPGSGFILDEGSGSWGVLQSWLYYDRVLIVGGLAGALLLLVTWRWSVTARALAGPSAAVVILALVALRPNGYLPAMYVIQALPFLALVLAGGTASVAHAVLRRRRSESEPRPLTGGRYALAAVLTIAAGAYVVPRWYDGDRTAVTADANAPYQAASKWLATEVEDPADTRVLVDDALWLDLVHAGYEPGRGVIWFYKADLDPAVTKTMPRGWKDLDYVVASPTVRRDAVDLPNVKAAIEHSEPVAVFGEGEDRIEIRQIQTSAGGVR comes from the coding sequence GTGACCTCCACCCTTCCCGCGGCGACCACTCCGAAGGTCCCCGCGCAGCGCCGGCCTGCGCCCACGACCCGTCCGACCGGCCGAACAGGGCCGTCCCGGCTGCGTTCCTCCCGGTCCGACCTGCTCCTGTGCGGTGTCCTCCTGGTGGCGATCCTCGTCGTCCAGGGCTGGAACATCGCCGACTACCCGACTCTCAGCGACGACGAGGGCACCTATCTCGCCCAGGCCTGGGCGGTCCAGGAGGGTCGCGGCCTCGCCCACTACACGTACTGGTACGACCATCCGCCGCTCGGCTGGATCCAGATAGCCCTGCTGACCTGGATCCCGGCCGCGCTGAGCCCCGAGTCGATGACCGTCGGCACGATGCGGGCGGCGATGCTCGTCGTCAGCGCGGTCAGCGCGGTGCTGGTCTACGTCCTCGGGCGGCGGCTGTCGCTGCCGCGCTGGGCGGCCGGACTCGGCATGGTGCTGTTCGGCCTGTCGCCGCTGTCGGTGGTGCTCCAGCGGGAGATCTTCCTCGACAACCTCGCGGTGATGTGGACGCTGCTGGCGTTCGCGCTGGCGGCCTCGCCGAGCCGGCATCTGTGGCACCACTTCGGGGCGGGCATCGCGGCCGCCACCGCCGTGCTCACCAAGGAGACGATGCTCTTCGTGCTCCCGGCGGTGCTGATCACCATGTGGCGGCACAGCCACCGCGACACCCGGAAGTTCGCCCTCACCGGCGCGATCACCGCGTGCGCCCTGATCGGTCTGTCCTACCCGCTGTTCGCCCTGCTGAAGGGCGAGTTGCTGCCGGGCAGCGGGCATGTCTCGCTGTGGGACGGCATCACCTACCAGATGACCCGGCCCGGTTCGGGCTTCATCCTCGACGAGGGCTCGGGCTCCTGGGGCGTGCTGCAGTCGTGGCTCTACTACGACCGGGTCCTCATCGTGGGCGGTCTCGCCGGCGCCCTGCTGCTCCTGGTGACCTGGCGCTGGTCGGTCACCGCCCGCGCGCTGGCCGGGCCTTCGGCCGCCGTGGTGATCCTCGCCCTGGTCGCCCTGCGCCCGAACGGCTATCTGCCGGCGATGTACGTCATCCAGGCGCTGCCGTTCCTCGCCCTGGTCCTGGCCGGCGGTACGGCGTCCGTGGCGCACGCCGTGCTGCGGCGCCGGCGCTCGGAGAGCGAGCCCCGCCCCCTCACCGGCGGCCGGTACGCCCTGGCGGCGGTGCTGACGATCGCGGCCGGCGCCTATGTCGTCCCGCGCTGGTACGACGGCGACCGCACGGCCGTCACCGCCGACGCCAACGCCCCCTACCAAGCGGCCTCGAAGTGGCTGGCCACCGAGGTGGAGGACCCGGCGGACACCCGCGTCCTGGTCGACGACGCGCTGTGGCTCGACCTGGTGCACGCCGGGTACGAACCGGGCCGGGGCGTCATCTGGTTCTACAAGGCCGACCTCGACCCGGCCGTCACGAAGACGATGCCGCGCGGCTGGAAGGACCTCGACTACGTCGTGGCGTCCCCGACGGTCCGGCGTGACGCCGTCGACCTGCCCAACGTCAAGGCGGCCATC